One part of the Salinivirga cyanobacteriivorans genome encodes these proteins:
- the istB gene encoding IS21-like element helper ATPase IstB gives MEQIKQIKQYADKLRLTKLRNNADKMVHQAQIDSPSYLEYTHELLYQEILQRRKNDYERRLKMARLPKSHDLDQYDFNFANGITRPQLKELRELLWMEQNYNVILMGPSGTGKTFLAAGLIYQAITSGYKAYFMTMEDIINTIKMKEMVSSALATYNRLLKAHLIAIDDIMLMPIKKHEAVAFFNLINQLHEQCSIIITTNKSPKQWAETLDDEVLTSALLDRILYRCEVIKLSGSSYRMENRQTIFKEEKS, from the coding sequence ATGGAACAAATCAAACAAATCAAGCAATACGCCGACAAACTCAGGCTGACCAAACTAAGAAACAACGCTGATAAAATGGTGCACCAGGCACAGATCGACAGCCCTTCTTATCTGGAATATACCCATGAACTCCTTTATCAGGAAATCTTACAACGCCGAAAAAACGATTACGAAAGAAGGTTGAAAATGGCGCGCCTTCCTAAATCTCACGACCTTGATCAATATGACTTTAACTTTGCCAATGGCATTACCAGGCCACAATTAAAAGAGCTCAGGGAATTATTGTGGATGGAGCAAAATTACAATGTCATCTTGATGGGTCCCTCAGGTACAGGCAAAACTTTTTTGGCCGCTGGACTTATATATCAAGCAATCACATCGGGATATAAAGCATATTTTATGACCATGGAAGACATTATCAACACCATAAAAATGAAGGAAATGGTATCATCTGCACTGGCCACTTACAATCGTCTTTTAAAAGCTCATTTGATAGCTATTGACGATATTATGCTTATGCCCATTAAAAAGCATGAAGCCGTCGCTTTCTTTAACCTGATCAATCAACTACATGAACAGTGCTCCATAATTATTACCACCAATAAATCGCCTAAACAATGGGCGGAAACCCTCGATGATGAGGTATTAACATCTGCCTTGTTAGACAGGATACTTTACCGCTGTGAAGTAATCAAGCTATCAGGTAGTAGTTATCGCATGGAGAACAGGCAAACCATATTTAAAGAGGAAAAATCATAA
- a CDS encoding YARHG domain-containing protein: protein MKKRTIVIIISFLTLWQISFSQVEFKLDTVIKTYNAKYNNDYKGIYIYDTLFIEILAKKFDSKSCNLFVNGRPLDCNNTFFKNPFKIDEFLFIQTPDSKKNGKLKFVQYSFEDSVFKDFGYSYSRNQQDSFIQDNSFKRFYHVIKNNEFKIKTANFLNKKGKEIADFDPFIKKTYFEGLGDIYYANVEEVLFFESNSAIIQICMNPEGADCSNYRFFIATAAGVKEIKDLFKFDVLNGYLLEMLFIDESQKTVRLNNRIYDQDRPNPLYYEGYILDIEKLKKKKVLAWINNIELISGINIQGNDIKHYFLLSNLDSKNKVIIPYKFIPQLDLAMYKGHQNEKLTKDDIKGLDLYTLGILRNSIFAKYNYAFSSEFYQAYFNLFAFYNHYEKKGKRTKNINDKLTETDKFNIKLITNTEKELGK, encoded by the coding sequence ATGAAAAAAAGAACAATTGTAATTATAATTAGCTTTTTAACCTTGTGGCAAATATCGTTCTCACAAGTTGAATTTAAACTTGATACTGTTATAAAAACATATAATGCAAAGTATAATAATGATTATAAAGGAATCTATATTTATGATACACTATTTATAGAAATACTTGCAAAAAAATTTGATTCGAAGAGCTGCAATCTTTTTGTTAATGGTCGTCCATTAGATTGTAATAATACATTTTTCAAAAATCCTTTTAAAATTGACGAATTCTTATTTATTCAAACACCAGATAGCAAAAAGAATGGGAAACTAAAATTTGTACAGTATTCATTTGAAGATTCTGTGTTTAAAGATTTTGGGTATTCTTATTCTCGCAATCAACAAGATAGTTTTATTCAGGATAATTCATTTAAAAGGTTTTACCATGTAATAAAAAATAATGAATTTAAAATTAAAACTGCCAACTTCTTAAACAAAAAAGGAAAAGAAATTGCAGATTTCGACCCATTTATTAAAAAAACCTATTTTGAAGGATTAGGTGATATCTATTATGCCAATGTTGAAGAAGTTTTGTTTTTTGAATCTAATAGTGCAATTATTCAAATTTGCATGAATCCAGAAGGAGCAGACTGCTCAAACTATCGCTTTTTTATTGCAACTGCTGCAGGTGTGAAAGAAATCAAAGACCTTTTCAAGTTTGATGTTTTAAATGGTTATTTGCTTGAGATGTTATTTATAGATGAATCTCAAAAGACTGTTAGGCTTAATAATAGAATATATGATCAGGATCGGCCAAATCCTTTATATTATGAAGGATACATATTAGATATTGAAAAGCTTAAAAAGAAAAAAGTTCTAGCATGGATTAATAATATTGAATTAATTAGTGGAATCAATATTCAGGGCAATGATATAAAGCATTATTTCTTACTTTCAAATTTGGACTCTAAAAATAAAGTTATCATTCCCTACAAATTCATCCCCCAACTCGATTTAGCCATGTATAAAGGACATCAGAACGAAAAACTCACAAAAGATGATATAAAAGGATTGGATCTTTACACATTGGGAATATTGCGCAATAGTATATTTGCAAAATATAATTATGCATTTAGCTCTGAATTCTATCAAGCCTATTTTAACCTGTTTGCCTTTTATAATCATTACGAGAAGAAAGGGAAACGAACGAAAAATATAAATGATAAGTTAACTGAAACAGATAAATTTAATATCAAACTAATCACCAATACTGAAAAAGAATTGGGTAAATAG
- a CDS encoding DUF2442 domain-containing protein yields the protein MSTSNNEQYEKRAKDPFDILIHEKGLRISNMLLDKNLDLIVIILNNGKVLQSHISYYQRLKEATQEQLNQWRLISGGVGVCWENLNEDLSVKGFIKTAVLNSALLDLQDNKPLNNIVA from the coding sequence ATGAGTACTTCAAATAACGAACAATATGAAAAGAGGGCAAAAGACCCATTCGACATTTTAATACATGAAAAGGGGTTAAGGATAAGCAATATGCTACTAGATAAAAACTTAGATTTAATTGTTATTATATTAAATAATGGTAAAGTTTTACAATCTCATATTTCTTATTATCAAAGGTTAAAAGAAGCTACCCAGGAACAACTAAATCAATGGCGTTTAATTAGCGGAGGTGTTGGTGTTTGTTGGGAAAACCTTAACGAAGATTTATCTGTGAAAGGTTTTATTAAGACTGCAGTTCTAAATAGTGCTTTATTAGATTTACAGGACAATAAACCTCTTAATAATATTGTAGCTTAA
- a CDS encoding tyrosine-type recombinase/integrase gives MNQHFRKYLVEKGFAISTAGDYSSFIEKRFKLYLYELSLSVEGFDNEQLMQYIRYRKGQNIQAKTINLELKKISYYLNFKGVPNVAETVRLKGVQRTVPHDLFTQKQLNEMYQKFPESRNHWTHENTLKTYHIILGLKIYQGLQTCELAKLETSHLQLDKGKIYVPSTRRTNKRILELKPFQVLPLHEYLLSEGKFLKDEIEGSYLFHKKRLFRGMSRIKKMINRYEPRLKNMAQIRASIITNWLQHYNLREVQHMAGHKYVSSTERYRTDNLEDLQKELEKYHPLK, from the coding sequence ATGAATCAGCATTTTAGAAAATACCTGGTTGAAAAAGGCTTTGCCATAAGCACGGCCGGTGATTACAGTTCTTTCATTGAAAAGCGGTTTAAACTTTATTTGTATGAACTATCTCTTTCAGTTGAAGGTTTTGATAATGAGCAATTAATGCAGTACATCCGCTATCGAAAAGGCCAAAACATACAAGCAAAAACCATCAATTTAGAGTTAAAGAAAATATCTTACTATTTAAATTTTAAAGGCGTACCGAACGTTGCAGAAACTGTTAGGTTAAAAGGCGTACAGCGCACGGTACCGCACGATCTGTTTACCCAAAAACAGCTCAATGAAATGTACCAAAAGTTCCCCGAAAGCCGCAACCACTGGACGCACGAAAATACGTTGAAAACCTATCATATTATCCTGGGATTAAAAATTTACCAGGGCCTGCAAACCTGCGAACTGGCAAAGCTTGAAACCAGCCATTTACAACTGGATAAAGGCAAAATATACGTTCCATCGACCCGACGAACCAATAAACGTATTTTGGAGTTAAAACCCTTTCAAGTACTACCCTTGCACGAATATCTTTTATCCGAAGGAAAGTTTTTAAAAGATGAAATCGAAGGAAGCTATTTGTTTCATAAAAAACGCTTATTCCGGGGAATGTCAAGAATCAAAAAGATGATAAACAGGTACGAACCACGGTTAAAAAACATGGCACAAATCAGGGCATCGATCATTACAAACTGGTTGCAGCATTATAATTTGAGAGAAGTGCAACACATGGCCGGACACAAGTACGTAAGCAGCACAGAAAGGTACAGGACGGACAATTTAGAAGATCTGCAGAAAGAGTTAGAAAAATATCATCCGTTAAAATAG
- the istA gene encoding IS21 family transposase, with product MKKKEKFCMWYKVKELSENGFNKSQISREIGIDRRTVKRYLSMGEEDFHDWIRQGKNLPRKLAAYADFVKDELNEHADLSAAQIEDHLKEKYADDLPEVHSKTVYNFVQMIREKYNIPKPRSESQRDFGQLPQTPYGQEAQVDFGETYMRTVEGNRRKVYFFAILLSRSRHKFVYFQERPFTATDAVYAHFLAFEFFGGIPRKIIYDQDCVFIKDENLGDYKLTHEFNSFVQNQPFKAVFCRKADPQSKGKIENVVGYIKNNFLRGRPFRGISLLNEEGLAWLARTANAKKHTTTHKVPYKEWKIEKQYLLPYKKQQLSHEQTLRSHTVRKNNTVLLHKNSYQLPLGTYKGPGSKVLYSIKEGKVFFYRSSGNNGLITSYDLCIGEGEYLRNTDFRRDKSKTLPQTYAEALERLGNTDKAKFYLELIKSDKSRYYHDNLRAIAKKITGFTQQHIDKGLDYCMECQYYNANSLYQAIIHIANQAEKNSKTKVNIERPQTTKFMEKATIKADTSNINTYEKLF from the coding sequence ATGAAAAAAAAAGAAAAATTTTGTATGTGGTACAAAGTTAAAGAATTATCAGAAAATGGTTTCAATAAAAGCCAGATTTCAAGAGAAATTGGCATTGACCGCCGAACCGTAAAACGCTATTTAAGCATGGGTGAAGAAGATTTCCATGATTGGATACGCCAGGGAAAAAACCTGCCCCGAAAACTTGCAGCTTATGCAGATTTCGTTAAAGATGAACTAAATGAGCATGCAGATTTGTCGGCAGCGCAAATTGAAGATCACTTGAAAGAAAAATACGCAGATGACCTGCCTGAAGTACACAGTAAAACAGTGTATAATTTTGTGCAAATGATCCGTGAAAAGTACAATATTCCCAAACCAAGATCGGAGAGTCAACGAGACTTCGGCCAATTACCACAGACGCCTTACGGACAAGAGGCTCAGGTCGATTTTGGCGAGACTTACATGCGCACTGTCGAAGGCAATCGACGAAAGGTTTATTTCTTTGCAATATTACTTTCCCGTTCACGGCATAAATTTGTTTATTTTCAAGAAAGGCCCTTCACTGCTACTGATGCGGTTTATGCTCATTTTCTTGCATTTGAGTTTTTTGGAGGCATCCCCCGAAAAATAATTTATGACCAGGACTGTGTTTTCATAAAAGATGAAAACCTTGGCGATTATAAGCTGACCCATGAGTTCAACAGTTTTGTACAAAACCAGCCATTTAAAGCTGTTTTTTGTCGGAAAGCTGACCCTCAAAGCAAGGGAAAGATCGAGAATGTGGTCGGTTATATAAAGAACAATTTTTTAAGGGGAAGGCCCTTCAGGGGCATCAGTTTACTCAATGAGGAAGGGCTGGCATGGCTTGCACGAACAGCAAATGCAAAAAAACATACCACTACCCACAAAGTGCCTTATAAAGAATGGAAAATCGAAAAACAATATCTTTTACCTTACAAAAAACAGCAATTGTCACATGAACAAACATTACGGTCGCATACCGTAAGAAAAAACAATACTGTTTTATTGCACAAAAACAGCTACCAGCTTCCCCTTGGCACATACAAAGGGCCTGGTTCAAAGGTACTTTATTCCATAAAAGAAGGGAAAGTATTCTTTTACCGATCCTCCGGGAATAACGGGTTGATCACAAGTTATGACCTGTGCATAGGTGAAGGGGAATACCTGCGCAACACGGACTTTAGGCGCGATAAATCAAAAACACTTCCACAGACTTATGCCGAAGCACTGGAAAGGTTGGGCAATACAGACAAAGCCAAATTTTACCTTGAACTGATCAAAAGCGATAAGTCAAGATACTACCACGACAACCTGCGGGCAATAGCCAAAAAAATCACAGGCTTTACGCAACAGCATATCGATAAAGGCCTTGATTATTGCATGGAATGTCAATATTACAATGCGAACAGTCTCTATCAGGCCATAATCCATATTGCAAACCAAGCAGAAAAGAACAGTAAAACGAAGGTAAACATAGAGCGCCCTCAAACCACTAAATTTATGGAAAAAGCTACTATTAAGGCCGACACAAGCAACATTAATACTTACGAAAAACTATTTTAG
- a CDS encoding IS110 family transposase, translating to MARKKKIKMEIINYNAAGIDVGSKSHFVAVGQSLEDVKEFGVYAEDLVKLCEWLLSYGITSVAMESTGDYWQNLYVELQKHGIEVVLCNGKFTKNAKGKKTDVKDSRWIQKLHSLGLLTSSFLPDENTEILRTYCRQRTNWLELAASASRKMQKYLKFLNFRLDVVVNDVCGLTGLKIIEDICNGNLDPYSLAEHRHYNCRKPKEEIAKALHGNNRVDYLFGLKQEYDSYKFFQRKIKECDKEIEKLIKNEIQKHPVKQKLKTTAKPHKRINKNAIDIKNFNQIAYQYFGGVDLMAIEGVSHATVMSIMSEIGIDGFKKFKTAKEFCSWLRLAPNNKISGGKILSNKIPKGSNRLKIALRHSANAIGNLKDTHMSDFFKRIAYRKGRQAAVSATARKLATVIWTMVVKQVPYDPPTAYLFLDQKRKLGLVKRIKKQMAKFDIKTEDINLGNSLSPNYNF from the coding sequence ATGGCAAGGAAAAAGAAAATTAAAATGGAGATTATAAATTACAATGCAGCAGGAATTGATGTTGGTAGTAAATCTCATTTTGTAGCAGTCGGACAATCTTTAGAAGATGTTAAAGAATTCGGAGTATATGCCGAAGATTTAGTTAAATTATGCGAATGGCTATTATCTTATGGCATTACTTCTGTTGCAATGGAATCAACAGGCGATTACTGGCAAAATTTATATGTGGAATTGCAAAAGCATGGAATTGAAGTTGTTTTATGTAATGGAAAGTTTACAAAAAATGCAAAAGGAAAAAAGACAGATGTAAAAGATAGTCGGTGGATTCAAAAGCTTCATTCTTTAGGTTTGTTGACAAGTAGTTTTTTACCTGATGAGAATACAGAAATATTACGAACTTATTGTCGTCAAAGAACAAACTGGCTGGAATTAGCAGCAAGTGCATCTCGAAAAATGCAGAAGTATCTTAAATTTTTAAATTTTCGTTTAGATGTAGTTGTAAATGATGTATGTGGTCTCACAGGACTTAAAATCATAGAAGATATTTGTAATGGAAATCTTGATCCTTATTCATTAGCAGAACATAGACATTATAATTGTAGAAAACCCAAAGAAGAAATAGCTAAAGCTTTACATGGCAACAACAGGGTAGATTATTTATTTGGGTTAAAGCAAGAGTATGATAGTTATAAATTCTTTCAAAGAAAAATTAAGGAATGCGATAAGGAAATAGAGAAATTAATAAAAAATGAAATACAAAAGCATCCAGTAAAACAAAAGCTAAAGACAACAGCAAAACCACACAAAAGAATTAATAAAAATGCTATTGATATAAAGAACTTTAATCAAATAGCTTACCAATACTTTGGGGGTGTTGACCTTATGGCTATTGAGGGGGTGAGTCATGCAACAGTTATGTCAATTATGAGTGAAATAGGTATAGATGGCTTTAAAAAATTTAAAACAGCCAAAGAGTTTTGTTCTTGGTTACGACTAGCTCCTAATAATAAAATCTCCGGAGGAAAAATTCTTAGTAATAAAATACCCAAAGGAAGTAATCGTTTAAAAATAGCACTGCGACATTCAGCAAATGCAATTGGAAATCTAAAAGATACACATATGTCAGACTTCTTTAAGCGCATCGCTTATCGAAAAGGACGACAAGCGGCAGTAAGCGCAACAGCAAGAAAACTTGCAACAGTAATATGGACAATGGTCGTAAAACAAGTTCCCTATGATCCACCAACAGCATATTTATTCCTTGACCAAAAAAGAAAATTAGGATTAGTAAAAAGAATTAAAAAACAAATGGCTAAATTTGACATAAAGACTGAAGATATTAATTTGGGTAACTCGCTGAGCCCCAATTACAATTTTTAA
- a CDS encoding tyrosine-type recombinase/integrase, translated as METLNYNPHTVKLGYWNTKEFLSFLEHNQTNHLKDFAHEQINNYLEYLQHRPNCNRSGSLSAGYINKHITTLRLLSKYLQLTGVANIAIKPELLKTTETATYLTKPEIQALYKAAKDRDNLYRQRDTAMLGIYYGCGLRASEGAALNISDLLFDKNLLYVRQGKGYRQRYIPMGRQVKADLQAYIFNQRNELLNRQKNEALLLSRRGKRWSRQGMYNRLQLLKNQTNDEKLKQKTFGLHILRHSIATHLLQDGMRLENIALFLGHKSIESTQKYTHLVNESAF; from the coding sequence TTGGAAACACTGAATTACAACCCCCACACGGTAAAACTCGGCTATTGGAACACAAAGGAATTTTTATCATTTCTGGAACACAACCAAACGAATCATTTAAAAGACTTTGCGCACGAACAAATAAACAATTACTTAGAATATCTGCAGCACCGCCCCAACTGCAACCGATCGGGCAGCCTGAGTGCAGGTTACATCAACAAACACATTACCACGCTGCGGCTTTTGAGTAAATATCTACAACTCACAGGAGTGGCCAACATCGCCATTAAACCCGAACTGCTGAAAACAACAGAAACCGCCACATATCTGACCAAACCGGAAATACAAGCTTTGTACAAAGCTGCAAAAGACCGGGATAATTTATACCGCCAAAGAGATACGGCCATGCTCGGGATCTATTACGGTTGCGGGTTACGGGCAAGCGAAGGCGCAGCGCTGAACATCAGCGATCTGCTTTTTGATAAGAATTTACTCTACGTCAGACAAGGTAAAGGCTACAGGCAGCGTTACATTCCCATGGGCAGGCAGGTCAAAGCCGATCTGCAGGCATACATTTTCAATCAACGAAATGAACTTTTAAACAGGCAAAAAAACGAGGCGTTGCTTTTGAGCCGTCGCGGAAAGCGGTGGAGCCGGCAAGGCATGTACAACCGTTTGCAACTACTGAAAAACCAAACAAACGACGAAAAACTAAAACAGAAAACCTTTGGGCTGCACATTTTACGGCACTCCATTGCCACGCATCTTTTACAGGACGGCATGCGGTTAGAAAACATTGCTTTGTTTCTTGGACACAAATCAATAGAGAGTACACAAAAATATACTCATTTAGTCAATGAATCAGCATTTTAG
- a CDS encoding DUF4160 domain-containing protein, with the protein MPVILRIKGFRFFFYSDEGFEPIHIHIEKAEKRGKIWLEPEYREDYLYGFTVGEVKDIRKIIDENIETLKSAWYEYFK; encoded by the coding sequence ATGCCAGTAATATTAAGAATAAAAGGTTTTCGGTTCTTTTTTTATAGCGATGAAGGTTTTGAACCTATACATATACACATTGAAAAGGCCGAAAAGCGTGGTAAAATCTGGTTAGAACCAGAATATCGTGAAGATTATCTTTATGGCTTTACAGTAGGTGAAGTTAAAGATATACGAAAAATTATTGATGAAAATATAGAAACGTTAAAATCAGCTTGGTATGAGTACTTCAAATAA
- a CDS encoding helix-turn-helix domain-containing protein → MDSFGKKLRECREAKKLSQNELAKLIEAHHSIIGKYERDEVKPSIDVVKKMANILDTTVGYLLGESQNSQVLKDPAMMQRLNDIATFQEKDREHILYTLDAMIRDVKTRQAYFNK, encoded by the coding sequence ATGGATAGTTTCGGAAAAAAATTGAGGGAATGCAGGGAGGCAAAAAAACTCTCACAAAATGAGCTTGCAAAATTGATTGAAGCACATCATTCTATTATTGGAAAATACGAACGCGATGAAGTAAAACCCTCAATTGATGTGGTGAAAAAAATGGCTAATATTTTGGACACAACGGTAGGTTATTTGCTTGGCGAAAGCCAAAATTCACAGGTTCTGAAAGACCCGGCCATGATGCAACGCCTGAACGATATCGCCACTTTCCAGGAAAAAGACCGCGAACACATCCTATACACCCTCGATGCAATGATCCGAGACGTTAAGACAAGGCAGGCTTATTTTAATAAATAA